The Triticum dicoccoides isolate Atlit2015 ecotype Zavitan chromosome 6A, WEW_v2.0, whole genome shotgun sequence genome has a window encoding:
- the LOC119314425 gene encoding FCS-Like Zinc finger 2-like — protein sequence MPSSPASASSLFAIVPLDRGGATSRHAMDACYLCGKPLSRDFDVFIYRGDTPFCSEECRAVKIDTDEVRERINTKILKERAARNEQRHGAAASEHNITRAGNVPVAS from the exons ATGCCGTCGTCGCCTGCCTCCGCTTCTTCTCTCTTCGCCATTGTGCCCCTCGACCGCGGTGGTGCGACAAGCCGCCACGCCATGGACGCCTGCTACCTCTGCGGGAAGCCGCTCTCCAGAGATTTCGACGTCTTCATCTACAG AGGGGACACGCCATTCTGCAGCGAGGAGTGCAGGGCTGTGAAGATCGATACCGACGAGGTGCGTGAGAGGATTAACACCAAGATCCTGAAGGAACGTGCTGCGAGAAACGAGCAGCGCCACGGGGCGGCTGCCTCCGAGCACAACATCACCCGCGCGGGAAATGTGCCGGTTGCAAGCTAA